Proteins encoded by one window of Salvia splendens isolate huo1 chromosome 5, SspV2, whole genome shotgun sequence:
- the LOC121805759 gene encoding polyadenylation and cleavage factor homolog 4-like isoform X1 → MDRSSRFQNPIPLSSVGFSKPPPIQSDGAGMKPLPPLLLDRFMAMFKDREEELRVFGGAAVLPLETDEIVQLYEIILSELTVNSKPMITDLTVLAEEQRAHGEAIAGAICSRIIEVSVDYKLPSLYLLDSIVKNIGKEYINFFSARLPEVFCEAYTQVHPNMHKAMRHLFGTWSTVFPLSVLQKIGTKLKFSPPVNGHSSGLSSSRASESPRPTHGIHINPKYLEAQRQFGQSSVDPFRTEGVCSTGRTGLTASGVDAVKVSLPSASRITRSSPPCGLGPAGSLSPAGPSIKDFGMDSSTKRLTVRQSPSHPGSDYGPSKVVSREEETSEWRKRNLQGNPKPQLKAVAAAAAYKYSGGIDLRGPRALISAYGMDEREKHLNNKHHKVKELDSNGAEQKIGIRTWQNTEEEEFDWEDMTPSLADRMQSSDTYSSLPSLGNLTGRESVVADHAACLSAPGSVNNVAGASNFTSHIPPNFGRESLIFLPQQSQGQFNAKGSGSLAESRNVLTGGEQKSQVGNFSNIDWKSGRPAGVVSTFGSTYDSLAPEIRSGDAALRNTWNPANFLNSQIMPSHSSLPQQMLFRGQFGMKNASNIADQMHSDPGSCRSMPLVALPQNSSIRPGMVPVNLHGATQPNFSMARESRQNLQLLYSVPGSSNTMVPPLNYRYLAQGQGPAGTTPHMSFQVPGATLQPPPRGPHPGTTQAFPIGQNNGQVAPNGSVRNGLSGLISSLMVQGLISLPEQDSVGVEFDQDSLKVRHENAITSLYADLPRQCKTCGHRFKDQEEHSNHMDWHVNKNRTLKNRKTKPSPKWFVNINMWLSGTEALGIESAPGFLPIENTVEKEEDEEMAVPADDSQKACALCGEPFDDFYSDEMEEWMYRGAVYMYAPGGLTVGMDTSQLGPIVHAKCRPDSHGVSPENYEDETESTKEDGKRKKLRSHS, encoded by the exons ATGGACCGGAGTTCGAGATTTCAGAACCCTATACCTCTGAGCAGCGTGGGTTTCAGCAAGCCTCCGCCAATCCAGAGCGACGGTGCAGGTATGAAGCCACTTCCGCCTTTGCTTCTCGATAGATTTATGGCCATGTTCAAGGATCGCGAGGAAGAACTTAGGGTTTTTGGTGGTGCAGCTGTTTTGCCGTTGGAAACCGACGAAATTGTTCAGCTTTATGAGATTATTTTGTCGGAGCTCACTGTCAATTCGAAGCCAATGATTACTGATCTCACTGTACTTGCCGAAGAGCAGCGGGCACACGGCGAGGCCATTGCTGGTGCCATTTGCTCCCGGATTATTGAG GTTTCTGTTGATTATAAACTGCCTTCTTTATACCTTTTGGATAGCATCGTGAAGAATATAGGCAAGGAATACATTAATTTCTTCTCTGCTCGCTTGCCTGAG GTTTTCTGTGAGGCTTACACACAAGTCCACCCCAATATGCACAAAGCAATGCGCCATCTGTTTGGGACATGGTCTACAGTTTTCCCACTGTCAGTGCTTCAAAAGATTGGGACAAAGTTAAAGTTTTCTCCTCCTGTAAATGGTCATTCTTCAGGATTAAGCTCTTCAAGAGCTTCTGAATCTCCTCGACCAACACATGGGATACACATAAACCCCAAGTATTTGGAAGCACAACGGCAGTTTGGACAATCATCAGTAGATCCT TTTAGAACTGAAGGAGTGTGTTCAACTGGTCGTACAGGCCTTACAGCTTCTGGTGTAGATGCTGTAAAAGTGTCTCTTCCATCAGCTTCTAGGATAACAAGGTCCTCCCCTCCTTGTGGACTTGGGCCTGCGGGATCATTGTCTCCTGCTGGTCCTTCAATCAAGGATTTTGGCATGGATAGTTCCACAAAGAGACTCACTGTTAGGCAGTCACCATCTCATCCTGGAAGTGATTATGGGCCAAGCAAAGTGGTGAGCAGAGAGGAGGAGACAAGTGAGTGGCGGAAAAGAAATCTGCAGGGCAATCCCAAACCACAGCTTAAAGCAGTAGCAGCAGCAGCTGCGTATAAATATAGTGGTGGTATTGATCTTCGAGGACCGAGAGCATTGATTAGTGCCTATGGGATGGATGAACGAGAAAAACATTTAAACAATAAACATCATAAAGTTAAGGAGTTGGACTCAAATGGTGCTGAGCAAAAGATAGGTATCAGGACATGGCAAAACACTGAAGAggaagaatttgattgggaagacATGACCCCATCTTTAGCAGATCGGATGCAGTCTAGTGATACATATTCATCTCTTCCATCTCTTGGTAACTTGACCGGTAGAGAGAGTGTTGTTGCAGACCATGCCGCATGTTTG TCTGCTCCTGGATCTGTTAACAATGTTGCTGGTGCCAGTAATTTTACGAGCCATATTCCTCCTAATTTTGGCCGAGAATCCTTGATTTTTCTCCCACAGCAGTCTCAGGGCCAATTTAATGCCAAAGGAAGTGGTTCTCTAGCTGAAAGTAGAAACGTTTTAACTGGTGGTGAGCAAAAGAGCCAAGTTGGAAATTTCTCAAATATTGATTGGAAGTCTGGTCGGCCTGCTGGTGTTGTTTCAACATTTGGTTCCACCTACGACTCACTGGCTCCTGAGATTCGATCAGGTGATGCTGCTTTAAGAAATACATGGAATCCTGCAAATTTTCTAAACTCACAGATTATGCCATCGCACTCTAGTCTTCCTCAACAAATGCTATTTAGAGGTCAGTTTGGTATGAAGAATGCTTCTAATATTGCCGATCAAATGCATTCTGATCCCGGTAGCTGTAGAAGCATGCCACTGGTGGCCTTGCCCCAAAATTCTAGTATTCGTCCTGGAATGGTTCCTGTAAATTTGCATGGTGCAACACAGCCAAACTTTTCAATGGCTCGAGAGTCCAGACAAAATTTGCAATTGCTTTATTCAGTGCCCGGTTCATCAAATACAATGGTACCACCTTTGAACTATAGATACTTAGCTCAAGGGCAGGGTCCTGCTGGCACTACTCCACATATGTCATTTCAAGTACCCGGGGCAACCTTACAGCCTCCACCAAGGGGTCCTCATCCAGGGACAACTCAAGCATTTCCTATTGGTCAAAATAATGGGCAAGTTGCTCCTAATGGCTCCGTGAGGAATGGGCTTTCAGGGTTAATATCTTCTTTAATGGTCCAAGGTTTAATATCTTTACCAGAGCAG GATTCTGTTGGAGTGGAATTTGATCAAGACAGTCTTAAGGTGAGACATGAAAACGCAATTACGTCTTTATATGCTGATCTTCCAAGGCAATGCAAAACTTGTGGCCATCGATTTAAAGACCAAGAAGAGCACAGCAACCATATGGATTGGCATGTAAACAAGAACCGAACTCTAAAAAACCGCAAGACAAAACCTTCTCCGAAGTGGTTTGTAAACATAAACATGTGGCTCAGTGGCACAGAAGCCTTGGGAATTGAATCAGCTCCAGGTTTTTTGCCCATCGAAAATACTGtggaaaaggaggaggatgaagAAATGGCTGTTCCTGCTGATGATAGCCAGAAGGCTTGTGCACTATGTGGAGAGCCCTTTGATGATTTCTATAGTGACGAAATGGAAGAATGGATGTATAGGGGAGCCGTATACATGTATGCACCAGGTGGGTTAACAGTTGGAATGGACACATCGCAGTTAGGTCCTATAGTGCATGCCAAATGTAGACCTGACTCACATGGGGTTTCACCGGAAAATTATGAGGATGAAACG GAATCAACTAAAGAAGATGGTAAAAGGAAAAAACTGCGAAGTCATTCCTGA
- the LOC121805759 gene encoding polyadenylation and cleavage factor homolog 4-like isoform X2, with protein sequence MDRSSRFQNPIPLSSVGFSKPPPIQSDGAAVLPLETDEIVQLYEIILSELTVNSKPMITDLTVLAEEQRAHGEAIAGAICSRIIEVSVDYKLPSLYLLDSIVKNIGKEYINFFSARLPEVFCEAYTQVHPNMHKAMRHLFGTWSTVFPLSVLQKIGTKLKFSPPVNGHSSGLSSSRASESPRPTHGIHINPKYLEAQRQFGQSSVDPFRTEGVCSTGRTGLTASGVDAVKVSLPSASRITRSSPPCGLGPAGSLSPAGPSIKDFGMDSSTKRLTVRQSPSHPGSDYGPSKVVSREEETSEWRKRNLQGNPKPQLKAVAAAAAYKYSGGIDLRGPRALISAYGMDEREKHLNNKHHKVKELDSNGAEQKIGIRTWQNTEEEEFDWEDMTPSLADRMQSSDTYSSLPSLGNLTGRESVVADHAACLSAPGSVNNVAGASNFTSHIPPNFGRESLIFLPQQSQGQFNAKGSGSLAESRNVLTGGEQKSQVGNFSNIDWKSGRPAGVVSTFGSTYDSLAPEIRSGDAALRNTWNPANFLNSQIMPSHSSLPQQMLFRGQFGMKNASNIADQMHSDPGSCRSMPLVALPQNSSIRPGMVPVNLHGATQPNFSMARESRQNLQLLYSVPGSSNTMVPPLNYRYLAQGQGPAGTTPHMSFQVPGATLQPPPRGPHPGTTQAFPIGQNNGQVAPNGSVRNGLSGLISSLMVQGLISLPEQDSVGVEFDQDSLKVRHENAITSLYADLPRQCKTCGHRFKDQEEHSNHMDWHVNKNRTLKNRKTKPSPKWFVNINMWLSGTEALGIESAPGFLPIENTVEKEEDEEMAVPADDSQKACALCGEPFDDFYSDEMEEWMYRGAVYMYAPGGLTVGMDTSQLGPIVHAKCRPDSHGVSPENYEDETESTKEDGKRKKLRSHS encoded by the exons ATGGACCGGAGTTCGAGATTTCAGAACCCTATACCTCTGAGCAGCGTGGGTTTCAGCAAGCCTCCGCCAATCCAGAGCGACGGTGCAG CTGTTTTGCCGTTGGAAACCGACGAAATTGTTCAGCTTTATGAGATTATTTTGTCGGAGCTCACTGTCAATTCGAAGCCAATGATTACTGATCTCACTGTACTTGCCGAAGAGCAGCGGGCACACGGCGAGGCCATTGCTGGTGCCATTTGCTCCCGGATTATTGAG GTTTCTGTTGATTATAAACTGCCTTCTTTATACCTTTTGGATAGCATCGTGAAGAATATAGGCAAGGAATACATTAATTTCTTCTCTGCTCGCTTGCCTGAG GTTTTCTGTGAGGCTTACACACAAGTCCACCCCAATATGCACAAAGCAATGCGCCATCTGTTTGGGACATGGTCTACAGTTTTCCCACTGTCAGTGCTTCAAAAGATTGGGACAAAGTTAAAGTTTTCTCCTCCTGTAAATGGTCATTCTTCAGGATTAAGCTCTTCAAGAGCTTCTGAATCTCCTCGACCAACACATGGGATACACATAAACCCCAAGTATTTGGAAGCACAACGGCAGTTTGGACAATCATCAGTAGATCCT TTTAGAACTGAAGGAGTGTGTTCAACTGGTCGTACAGGCCTTACAGCTTCTGGTGTAGATGCTGTAAAAGTGTCTCTTCCATCAGCTTCTAGGATAACAAGGTCCTCCCCTCCTTGTGGACTTGGGCCTGCGGGATCATTGTCTCCTGCTGGTCCTTCAATCAAGGATTTTGGCATGGATAGTTCCACAAAGAGACTCACTGTTAGGCAGTCACCATCTCATCCTGGAAGTGATTATGGGCCAAGCAAAGTGGTGAGCAGAGAGGAGGAGACAAGTGAGTGGCGGAAAAGAAATCTGCAGGGCAATCCCAAACCACAGCTTAAAGCAGTAGCAGCAGCAGCTGCGTATAAATATAGTGGTGGTATTGATCTTCGAGGACCGAGAGCATTGATTAGTGCCTATGGGATGGATGAACGAGAAAAACATTTAAACAATAAACATCATAAAGTTAAGGAGTTGGACTCAAATGGTGCTGAGCAAAAGATAGGTATCAGGACATGGCAAAACACTGAAGAggaagaatttgattgggaagacATGACCCCATCTTTAGCAGATCGGATGCAGTCTAGTGATACATATTCATCTCTTCCATCTCTTGGTAACTTGACCGGTAGAGAGAGTGTTGTTGCAGACCATGCCGCATGTTTG TCTGCTCCTGGATCTGTTAACAATGTTGCTGGTGCCAGTAATTTTACGAGCCATATTCCTCCTAATTTTGGCCGAGAATCCTTGATTTTTCTCCCACAGCAGTCTCAGGGCCAATTTAATGCCAAAGGAAGTGGTTCTCTAGCTGAAAGTAGAAACGTTTTAACTGGTGGTGAGCAAAAGAGCCAAGTTGGAAATTTCTCAAATATTGATTGGAAGTCTGGTCGGCCTGCTGGTGTTGTTTCAACATTTGGTTCCACCTACGACTCACTGGCTCCTGAGATTCGATCAGGTGATGCTGCTTTAAGAAATACATGGAATCCTGCAAATTTTCTAAACTCACAGATTATGCCATCGCACTCTAGTCTTCCTCAACAAATGCTATTTAGAGGTCAGTTTGGTATGAAGAATGCTTCTAATATTGCCGATCAAATGCATTCTGATCCCGGTAGCTGTAGAAGCATGCCACTGGTGGCCTTGCCCCAAAATTCTAGTATTCGTCCTGGAATGGTTCCTGTAAATTTGCATGGTGCAACACAGCCAAACTTTTCAATGGCTCGAGAGTCCAGACAAAATTTGCAATTGCTTTATTCAGTGCCCGGTTCATCAAATACAATGGTACCACCTTTGAACTATAGATACTTAGCTCAAGGGCAGGGTCCTGCTGGCACTACTCCACATATGTCATTTCAAGTACCCGGGGCAACCTTACAGCCTCCACCAAGGGGTCCTCATCCAGGGACAACTCAAGCATTTCCTATTGGTCAAAATAATGGGCAAGTTGCTCCTAATGGCTCCGTGAGGAATGGGCTTTCAGGGTTAATATCTTCTTTAATGGTCCAAGGTTTAATATCTTTACCAGAGCAG GATTCTGTTGGAGTGGAATTTGATCAAGACAGTCTTAAGGTGAGACATGAAAACGCAATTACGTCTTTATATGCTGATCTTCCAAGGCAATGCAAAACTTGTGGCCATCGATTTAAAGACCAAGAAGAGCACAGCAACCATATGGATTGGCATGTAAACAAGAACCGAACTCTAAAAAACCGCAAGACAAAACCTTCTCCGAAGTGGTTTGTAAACATAAACATGTGGCTCAGTGGCACAGAAGCCTTGGGAATTGAATCAGCTCCAGGTTTTTTGCCCATCGAAAATACTGtggaaaaggaggaggatgaagAAATGGCTGTTCCTGCTGATGATAGCCAGAAGGCTTGTGCACTATGTGGAGAGCCCTTTGATGATTTCTATAGTGACGAAATGGAAGAATGGATGTATAGGGGAGCCGTATACATGTATGCACCAGGTGGGTTAACAGTTGGAATGGACACATCGCAGTTAGGTCCTATAGTGCATGCCAAATGTAGACCTGACTCACATGGGGTTTCACCGGAAAATTATGAGGATGAAACG GAATCAACTAAAGAAGATGGTAAAAGGAAAAAACTGCGAAGTCATTCCTGA
- the LOC121805759 gene encoding polyadenylation and cleavage factor homolog 4-like isoform X3, with product MHKAMRHLFGTWSTVFPLSVLQKIGTKLKFSPPVNGHSSGLSSSRASESPRPTHGIHINPKYLEAQRQFGQSSVDPFRTEGVCSTGRTGLTASGVDAVKVSLPSASRITRSSPPCGLGPAGSLSPAGPSIKDFGMDSSTKRLTVRQSPSHPGSDYGPSKVVSREEETSEWRKRNLQGNPKPQLKAVAAAAAYKYSGGIDLRGPRALISAYGMDEREKHLNNKHHKVKELDSNGAEQKIGIRTWQNTEEEEFDWEDMTPSLADRMQSSDTYSSLPSLGNLTGRESVVADHAACLSAPGSVNNVAGASNFTSHIPPNFGRESLIFLPQQSQGQFNAKGSGSLAESRNVLTGGEQKSQVGNFSNIDWKSGRPAGVVSTFGSTYDSLAPEIRSGDAALRNTWNPANFLNSQIMPSHSSLPQQMLFRGQFGMKNASNIADQMHSDPGSCRSMPLVALPQNSSIRPGMVPVNLHGATQPNFSMARESRQNLQLLYSVPGSSNTMVPPLNYRYLAQGQGPAGTTPHMSFQVPGATLQPPPRGPHPGTTQAFPIGQNNGQVAPNGSVRNGLSGLISSLMVQGLISLPEQDSVGVEFDQDSLKVRHENAITSLYADLPRQCKTCGHRFKDQEEHSNHMDWHVNKNRTLKNRKTKPSPKWFVNINMWLSGTEALGIESAPGFLPIENTVEKEEDEEMAVPADDSQKACALCGEPFDDFYSDEMEEWMYRGAVYMYAPGGLTVGMDTSQLGPIVHAKCRPDSHGVSPENYEDETESTKEDGKRKKLRSHS from the exons ATGCACAAAGCAATGCGCCATCTGTTTGGGACATGGTCTACAGTTTTCCCACTGTCAGTGCTTCAAAAGATTGGGACAAAGTTAAAGTTTTCTCCTCCTGTAAATGGTCATTCTTCAGGATTAAGCTCTTCAAGAGCTTCTGAATCTCCTCGACCAACACATGGGATACACATAAACCCCAAGTATTTGGAAGCACAACGGCAGTTTGGACAATCATCAGTAGATCCT TTTAGAACTGAAGGAGTGTGTTCAACTGGTCGTACAGGCCTTACAGCTTCTGGTGTAGATGCTGTAAAAGTGTCTCTTCCATCAGCTTCTAGGATAACAAGGTCCTCCCCTCCTTGTGGACTTGGGCCTGCGGGATCATTGTCTCCTGCTGGTCCTTCAATCAAGGATTTTGGCATGGATAGTTCCACAAAGAGACTCACTGTTAGGCAGTCACCATCTCATCCTGGAAGTGATTATGGGCCAAGCAAAGTGGTGAGCAGAGAGGAGGAGACAAGTGAGTGGCGGAAAAGAAATCTGCAGGGCAATCCCAAACCACAGCTTAAAGCAGTAGCAGCAGCAGCTGCGTATAAATATAGTGGTGGTATTGATCTTCGAGGACCGAGAGCATTGATTAGTGCCTATGGGATGGATGAACGAGAAAAACATTTAAACAATAAACATCATAAAGTTAAGGAGTTGGACTCAAATGGTGCTGAGCAAAAGATAGGTATCAGGACATGGCAAAACACTGAAGAggaagaatttgattgggaagacATGACCCCATCTTTAGCAGATCGGATGCAGTCTAGTGATACATATTCATCTCTTCCATCTCTTGGTAACTTGACCGGTAGAGAGAGTGTTGTTGCAGACCATGCCGCATGTTTG TCTGCTCCTGGATCTGTTAACAATGTTGCTGGTGCCAGTAATTTTACGAGCCATATTCCTCCTAATTTTGGCCGAGAATCCTTGATTTTTCTCCCACAGCAGTCTCAGGGCCAATTTAATGCCAAAGGAAGTGGTTCTCTAGCTGAAAGTAGAAACGTTTTAACTGGTGGTGAGCAAAAGAGCCAAGTTGGAAATTTCTCAAATATTGATTGGAAGTCTGGTCGGCCTGCTGGTGTTGTTTCAACATTTGGTTCCACCTACGACTCACTGGCTCCTGAGATTCGATCAGGTGATGCTGCTTTAAGAAATACATGGAATCCTGCAAATTTTCTAAACTCACAGATTATGCCATCGCACTCTAGTCTTCCTCAACAAATGCTATTTAGAGGTCAGTTTGGTATGAAGAATGCTTCTAATATTGCCGATCAAATGCATTCTGATCCCGGTAGCTGTAGAAGCATGCCACTGGTGGCCTTGCCCCAAAATTCTAGTATTCGTCCTGGAATGGTTCCTGTAAATTTGCATGGTGCAACACAGCCAAACTTTTCAATGGCTCGAGAGTCCAGACAAAATTTGCAATTGCTTTATTCAGTGCCCGGTTCATCAAATACAATGGTACCACCTTTGAACTATAGATACTTAGCTCAAGGGCAGGGTCCTGCTGGCACTACTCCACATATGTCATTTCAAGTACCCGGGGCAACCTTACAGCCTCCACCAAGGGGTCCTCATCCAGGGACAACTCAAGCATTTCCTATTGGTCAAAATAATGGGCAAGTTGCTCCTAATGGCTCCGTGAGGAATGGGCTTTCAGGGTTAATATCTTCTTTAATGGTCCAAGGTTTAATATCTTTACCAGAGCAG GATTCTGTTGGAGTGGAATTTGATCAAGACAGTCTTAAGGTGAGACATGAAAACGCAATTACGTCTTTATATGCTGATCTTCCAAGGCAATGCAAAACTTGTGGCCATCGATTTAAAGACCAAGAAGAGCACAGCAACCATATGGATTGGCATGTAAACAAGAACCGAACTCTAAAAAACCGCAAGACAAAACCTTCTCCGAAGTGGTTTGTAAACATAAACATGTGGCTCAGTGGCACAGAAGCCTTGGGAATTGAATCAGCTCCAGGTTTTTTGCCCATCGAAAATACTGtggaaaaggaggaggatgaagAAATGGCTGTTCCTGCTGATGATAGCCAGAAGGCTTGTGCACTATGTGGAGAGCCCTTTGATGATTTCTATAGTGACGAAATGGAAGAATGGATGTATAGGGGAGCCGTATACATGTATGCACCAGGTGGGTTAACAGTTGGAATGGACACATCGCAGTTAGGTCCTATAGTGCATGCCAAATGTAGACCTGACTCACATGGGGTTTCACCGGAAAATTATGAGGATGAAACG GAATCAACTAAAGAAGATGGTAAAAGGAAAAAACTGCGAAGTCATTCCTGA
- the LOC121805786 gene encoding U-box domain-containing protein 4-like, giving the protein MDSDSVKSSFTYMGRKFSDLSLNDSSSSAFSDCNSDRSGEFPTASSQSRRLFLSCASDNSDELISQLVSALDSDSIDEQKQAAMELRLMAKNKPENRIKIARAGAIKPLISIISSNDPQLQEYGVTAVLNLSLCDENKEEIAYSGAIKPLVRALKSGTSTARENAACALLRLSQIEENKVAIGRSGAIPPLVDLLESGNFRGMKDACTALYSLCTVRENKMRAVQAGILKPLVELMSDLGSNMVDKSAFVLSLLMSVPEARAALVDEGGIPVLVEIVEVGTQRQKEIAAAILLQLCEDCLAYRTMVAREGAIPPLVALSQSGTTRAKQKAEALIELLRQPRSTNGAARDI; this is encoded by the exons ATGGATTCCGATTCAGTGAAATCGAGCTTCACCTACATGGGGCGCAAGTTCAGCGATCTCAGCCTCAAcgactcctcctcctccgccttcAGCGACTGCAACAGCGACAGATCCGGCGAGTTCCCCACCGCGTCTTCGCAGAGCCGCCGCCTCTTCCTCTCCTGCGCCTCCGATAACTCCGACGAGCTCATCTCTCAGCTCGTCTCCGCCCTCGATTCCGACAGCATCGACGAGCAGAAGCAAGCCGCCATGGAATTGCGCCTCATGGCGAAGAATAAACCGGAGAATCGGATCAAAATCGCCAGAGCCGGAGCGATCAAGCCGCTGATCTCGATCATCTCCTCCAACGATCCGCAGCTGCAGGAGTACGGCGTCACGGCAGTGCTAAACCTCTCGCTCTGTGACGAGAACAAGGAGGAGATCGCCTACTCCGGCGCGATCAAGCCGCTGGTCCGCGCTCTCAAATCCGGCACCTCCACCGCCAGGGAGAACGCCGCCTGCGCGCTCCTCCGGCTCTCGCAAATCGAGGAGAACAAGGTCGCGATCGGGAGGTCCGGCGCGATTCCGCCGCTGGTGGACCTCCTGGAGAGCGGCAACTTCCGCGGCATGAAGGATGCGTGCACCGCGCTCTACTCGCTGTGCACGGTGAGGGAGAACAAGATGAGGGCGGTGCAGGCGGGGATTTTGAAACCCTTGGTGGAGCTGATGTCCGATTTAGGGTCGAATATGGTGGACAAATCGGCGTTCGTGCTGAGCCTTCTGATGTCGGTGCCGGAGGCGCGCGCGGCGTTGGTGGATGAGGGCGGCATACCCGTGCtagtggagatcgtggaggtCGGGACGCAGCGGCAGAAGGAGATCGCCGCTGCCATACTTTTGCAGTTGTGCGAGGATTGCTTGGCCTACCGAACTATGGTGGCCCGCGAAGGAGCCATTCCCCCCCTGGTGGCTCTGTCGCAGTCCGGGACCACCCGCGCCAAACAAAAG GCGGAAGCACTGATTGAGCTTTTACGGCAGCCAAGATCCACCAACGGCGCTGCGAGGGACATATGA